Part of the Sinorhizobium terangae genome is shown below.
ACCACCCAACCGATGTCGGACGCAGCCCAGAAGACCTCGCCGGGCCGCACGCCGAAGAAATGCTCCATCGACCATTTCAACGCGACCATGTGGCCGCCATTGTCGCGTACGACTCCCTTAGGCTGGCCGGTGGTGCCGGAGGTATAGAGCACGTAAAGCGGATCGGTCGACGCGACCGGGGTGCAGGGCACCTCTTCGCCGGCCTCCTTCGCCGCTGCGAGCGCCTCGGCAAAGTCGATGTCCCGACCCGGAACCATGTCGGCGGCCAGCATCTCGCGCTGAAAGATCAGGCAATAGGCCGGCTTGTTGGCGGCGATCTCGATGGCCGCATCGAGAAGCGGCTTGTAGGCGACCGTGCGTCCGGGTTCGAGACCGCAGCTCGCGGAGACGACCAGCTTCGCCTGGCAATCGTCGATGCGCACGGCCAGCTCGTTTGCGGCAAAACCGCCAAAGACGACCGAATGCACCGCGCCGATGCGCGCGGCGGCGAGCATTGCCACTGCCGCCTGAGGGATCATCGGCATATAGATGATGATCCGGTCGCCCTTGCCGATCCCGAGATTGCGGTAGACTGCCGCCATCGCCTTCACGTCGGCGAGCAAATCGGCATAGGAGATCTTTTCGGTCCGGCCCGTGACGGGGCTGTCATAGATGAAGGCGGGCTGCGCCGCCCGGCCGCCTTCCACGTGTCGGTCGAGACAGTTGTAGCAGGTGTTCGTCACGCCATCGGGAAACCAGTGCCCATAGGTTCCGAGTTCAGGCTCGAAAATGCGCTCGGGTGGCTGGAACCAGTCGATCGATACGGCTGCATCGGCCCAAAACCCTTGCGGATCGGCCTTCCACGCGGCATACACTTCGGAATAGCGGCTCGCCATATCCGTTCTCCTCCCACTGACCTTTCCCGGACAAAGCCCGGCTCCTCGATCAGAGAAAATAGGCTAACGAGGGCAAACGAGAACCCCGACGAAAGGGTAAGACGGTTTCCTACAGCGCCGCGCGTCCCAACCGGCGCACCCGTTCCGCTATCTTTTCACCCGTTGATGAGATCGTCCCGTCGAACGGCTGCGGAGGCTCGTCAACGCGAGCCGCGCCCGCTGAACAGTGCGCCCAGTCGAACGGCACCGACTTGCCTGATCTTTCGTATCGCGCGGCGGGGATCGGAGATTGCCTCACCGGCAATCCTCGCACGGTCGCGCCAATCGCCGTACCTATTGATCGGCAGCGCCAGTAATTCCGGCCAGGTCTGCTGAATGGCGCGAAAGATCATGCCGTTATTGCGCCGGACCGAAGGCGGAAGCGATAGCATCGCCGCATAGATCTTCCGGCATATCAGCGGATTTACCTCGGCCTGCGAGGGCATCGCGTAGGACTGGCAAAAGGCCCAGCAGCTCATGCGCAGTTCCATATAGGCAAGGTCGAGCAGGAAAAGGCTACGGTGATGCTGCAAGGGCTCGAGCCACTCCCGAACCTCTGCAAGCAGCCGCGGATGCTGCGGCAGTTTCAGGCGCGAGACGATTCCCGTCTCGTCGATACCTGTGTCCTCTTGCGAATCCAGCCACAGGAACCCACGGCCGATCTCGCCCCCCAGGCCGCCGAGGAAGATCCGCCCGTTGAGGGATTCCACGCTCGGATGCATCGTCATGTTCGAGCCTGTGACACAGTGGCCGACGCGCATCTGCCAGGCACGCGCCCCCCGATCGTCAGCTTGCCTGTACGGCAGCAGCCGATGTCTCAGCTTGAACCGTTTGGCCAGCTCGCTGGCGCGTGTGACATCCAGCTTGGCGCCGGGAGCATCGACGGTGACGAAATCAATTTCCCCGTGAAATGCTCTGCAGCAAGCGAGCATCAGCCGCGTTTCGTTGCCAGACGTCAACGCCATGCTTGCGCGCCCTGACGCCTGCAGAGGCTGGATGATGCGCCGCGTCTCGTCGATAATCGTGGCGATGGCCGCATCGACATCCGCGACTTCCTCGATCTCGCCACGCGGCCAGTGCCGTATCGGCGCCATCGTATCGAGATCGAGATAGTGGTTGCACATTAGGCGACGAACGCCGCGATGGGCGGTCATTCCTGCGGGAAACCACCCATGTTGATCGAGGAGAAGTCCGCGATAAAGATCGAGGTCAAACCGCTCGTCATATTCGGCTGCCGTGAGAAGCAAAGGGGTGGTGGCGGCAGCAACGCCCGACCGCGGCTCGTAGACAAGGGATTTGCTGCCATTGGCATCGAGATAGATACGGCGGACGTCACAGGCATCGAGAACGAATAAGAAGCTGCCCGCCAGGCGATAGATATGATCCTCGATCAGTAGATCGAGATCGCGGGCCCGATCGAATTCGGCATCGAGCTTATGCGTTCCCGTGACGATCTGTTGCGTTTCGGGATCGATTGCCATCCCGAGAAGGAAACCGACGCAGCAATCCGTCCGATCGAGGACCGCGACCACCTCCAGTTCCTCGAACGCATCGACGCGAATACTGGTCAGTTCGTGCCGGACCGCGATCGGCAAGGGGGGGCGATCGTCGCGCGTGACTCGAAACTGCCCTTTGAAGTCTGAGGGCAACCACACATCATCCTTCCGTCGCTTCTTCATCGGCATGCGTGCCAGGCCTTTCGGTCAAGGAAAAGGGGAACGCAGATCGTGGTCCCAGACGTTATTCCCGAATTCACCCGGGTGATCCGGCGAGAAGGCGGTCATTTCGCCATAAATGCCGCAATGCCCCTCCCTTCCGTACACAAGGGACAGACGATTGCTGACAAAACGAATGTGCCCTTCGGCGGGTGCGAATGCGCCAGTATCTCCGCCATAGAAACAATAGGACCCGCCGGAGAGCAGATTGCGCGAGACCGAAACGTTCCTGGCGGACGCGAAATCGGAATAGACGACGATCGGTGCCGATACGGCCTCCTGCGAAAGAAGTACGGTATTCATATCGAACACCACGTTCGATGCACCTCCATGCGTCGAGAGCCCGGAGTGGTGGTCGCCGGGACGATGGCCAAGATCGTGAATGAAATTGCCCTGCACCAATGCGTCGTTCTCGACGGTGATGCCATTCGACACGTTCCAGATGTTGTTTCGTCGAATGACGAGCCCCTTGGCACTGCCATAGACGTCGCTGATACCCCGGTCGGCTCGTTCCTCAGGAAGACCGCTGCATCCGAGAAGATTGTTTTCCACGCGCGCTCGATCGGCGCGGTATCCGTCCTCAGGGCGTCCGGCCCGGATCGCGACAATCGCATCCGCCTTGCAGGCGAGAACCTTGCTGTCGCGCAGCGTGACGTCCGGGGCATCGATGACAACGGGTCCGTGAACTTCCACCGCGGCGATCGTGGCGCCAGCGTCGACAGCACGCAGCCTTCCGAAATCAGGCTCCCAGACCCAACCTGCACCGGAAGTGAGATCCTCCGGAACACGTCTGAGCATAGTACCTGGCGAAGGGCCCGTATTTGTCGCATCGGGCAAGCCACAGAGCGATGGCGCCGCAGCGCAATTCGTGCGGTCGGGCGCCGGAAGTGTGTCCGCCGTCTGGCTACTGGTAGAAATGGAACCGCCTGCTAGGAACAGAACAGCGGCCGCGGAGACGGTCTGCCCGGCGCGCTGTAAATTCGGAATCTTGCAAGAAAAGCTGCCTTTCAACCGGTCTACTCCGCATAGGGGCGCCGCGAGCGTACGTTGACCTCCCGCGGCCTCCGGTCGCCGCCAGATCCGTTCGTGTCATGCAAGATAGTCGCAGGCCCGGCTGTAAGCGCAAGTATGCCGATTGGATGAAGGATCTACCTACGTAGAGTGTATCCCAGGCAGATAGGATGGGCCGCCGGCAGGCAGCCTCAGCGCGCCCCGAAGATCGCCGAGCCTACCCGGACGCTGGTGGCGCCGAAGGCGATTGCCGTTTCGAAATCGCCGGACATGCCCATCGAGAGCTTGTCGAGACCGCATTCGCCGGCAAGCTTTTGAAGCAGCGCGAAATGCGGGCCGGGGTTCTCGTCGACCGGAGGAATGCACATCAGGCCCTCGATCCTCATTGCCAGCTCGCCGCGGCAGAGTTCGACGAAAGCGGCAGTATCTTCCGGCGCGACGCCGGCCTTCTGCGGTTCCAGACCGGTGTTGACCTGGACATAGAGGCGAAGGATGCGGCCCTGCCGCTTCATCTCGGCGGAGACCGCCCGGGCAATCTTCTCGCGATCGATCGTCTCGATGACATCGAAGAGGGCGACGGCGTCGGCCACCTTGTTCGACTGCAGCGGCCCGATCAGATGCAGTTCGACATCCGGCGTCTCAAGACGGAGCGCTGGCCATTTGCGCTCTGCCTCCTGGACGCGATTTTCGCCGAACACACGCTGGCCGGCAGCAATGGCCGGACGGATCGCGTCAGCATCGAAGGTTTTCGAAACGGCAACAAGGGTGACGGCATTTTCGGCGCGTTTTGCCGCTTGTTCGCTGGCGCGAATCCGGCTCACGACATCGTTCAACCGCTCCTGCACTTCCATCCTTGTGCTCCCACGTCCGAAGATCACGATAAACCTGCTCTGCGGCTTAGTGAAACTTGCGATGCTTGCCAAGGCCTAAACATGGCCAAAGTGCTCTGCCAACCCCTTCAAAACTTGACGCTCAGGCGGTTTCGTGATGAAGGTCACGCCAGCTATCATGAGGGTGCCTGGGCGCCCCCCAGAATTTCCGGAACATCGAAAAAGACATGGCCACCGAACGATATAATCCGCGCGATGCCGAACCGCGCTGGCAGCAGGAATGGGAAGCGGGCAAGGTCTTCGAGACCAGCAACGACGATCCGCGCGAAAAATACTACGTGCTCGAGATGTTCCCCTATCCCTCGGGCCGCATCCACATGGGGCACGTGCGCAACTACACCATGGGCGACGTCGTTGCCCGCTACAAGCGCGCCCGCGGCTTCAACGTGCTGCATCCGATGGGCTGGGATGCGTTCGGCATGCCGGCGGAAAACGCCGCCATGGAACGCGGCGTGCATCCGGCGAGCTGGACCTATCAGAACATCGCCTCGATGAAGGCGCAACTGAAGGTGATGGGCCTGTCGCTCGACTGGAACCGGGAGTTCGCCACCTGCGACCCGGCCTATTACCAGCGTCAACAGCATCTCTTCCTCGATTTCCTCGAGAAGGGTCTCGTCTACCGCAAGCAATCGAAGGTCAATTGGGACCCGGTCGACAACACCGTGCTCGCCAACGAGCAGGTGATCGACGGCCGCGGCTGGCGTTCCGGCGCTTTGGTGGAGCAGCGCGAGCTGACCCAGTGGTTCTTCCGGATCACCGATTTCAGCCAGGACCTGCTCGACGCGCTCGACAGGCTCGACCAGTGGCCGGAAAAGGTCCGGCTGATGCAGAAGAACTGGATCGGCCGCTCCGAGGGCCTGCTGGTGCGATGGGAGCTCGATGCTTCGACCGTTCCGGACGGCACGACGGAACTGACCGTCTATACGACACGCCCCGACACGCTCTTCGGCGCCTCGTTCCTGGCGATTTCGGCGGACCATCCGCTCGCCAAGGAAGCCGCGGCCAAGAATGCTGAAATCGAAGCCTTCTGCGAGGAATGCCGGCGCGCCGGCACCTCGCTCGCAGCGCTCGAAACGGCCGAGAAGAAGGGCATCGACACCGGCATTCGCGCCAAACACCCGCTCGATTCGACCTGGGAGCTGCCGGTCTATGTCGCCAATTTCGTGCTGATGGATTATGGCACCGGCGCCATCTTCGGCTGCCCTTCCGGCGACCAGCGCGACCTGGACTTCGCCCGCAAATACGGCCTGCCGGTCGTCCCCGTAGTGATGCCGAAGGAAGCCGACGCGGCAAGCTTCACGATCGAGAACGAAGCCTATGTCGGCGACGGGGTGATGATCAATTCGCGCTTCCTCGACGGTCTTTCGACCGAGGAAGCCTTCGAGACGGTCGCCTCGCGGCTCGAGAAGGAAATGCTGGGCGCCACGCCGCGCGCGGAGCGGAAGGTCAACTTCCGCCTCCGCGACTGGGGCATCTCGCGCCAGCGTTATTGGGGCTGCCCGATCCCGGTTATCCATTGCGGCGACTGCGGCGTGGTGCCGGTGCCAAAGGCGGACCTGCCCGTGACGCTGCCGCCGGACGTGACCTTCGACAAGCCCGGCAATCCGCTCGACCGGCATCCGACCTGGCGGCATGTAGCGTGTCCGCAGTGCGGCAAGGACGCCCGGCGCGAAACCGACACGATGGACACGTTCGTCGATTCCTCCTGGTACTTCGCGCGCTTTACCGCGCCCTGGGAGGACAATCCGACCGACCCGAAGGTCGCCAACCACTGGCTTCCAGTCGACCAATATATCGGCGGCATCGAGCACGCGATCCTGCACCTGCTCTATTCCCGCTTCTTCACCCGCGCAATGAAGGCGACCGGCCATGTGGCGCTGGACGAGCCATTCAAGGGCCTGTTCACCCAGGGCATGGTGGTGCACGAAACCTACAGCCGCGGCGAGGGTGCGCAGCGCGAATGGATCACGCCGGCCGAGGTCCGCGTCGAGGAAATCGACGGTGAGCGGCGCGCACTTCTGATCGAGACCGGCGAGGAGATCGCCATCGGCTCGATCGAGAAGATGTCGAAGTCGAAGAAAAATGTCGTCGATCCGGACGACATCATCGGCTCCTACGGCGCCGACACCGCCCGCTTCTTCGTTCTCTCCGATTCGCCGCCGGACCGCGACGTGATCTGGTCCGAAGCGGGCGTCGAGGGTGCTCATCGTTTCGTCCAGCGCGTCTGGAGGCTCATCGCCGAGGCAGCGGAAGCCCTGCGCGCGAGCAACGCTTCGCCGGCGAAGGAAGGCGATGGCCTGGCCATCTCCCAGGCCGCGCACCGGACGCTGCGCGCCGTCGAAGCCGACTACGACAAGCTCGCCTTCAACAAGGCGGTCGCGCGGATCTACGAACTCGTCAACGTTCTGGCCGCTCCGCTGACCCAGGTGGCCGACGGCAAGAGCGATCCGGTCGTCACCGCGGCGGTCAAGGACGCCGTTGCGATCCTGATCAATCTGATTGCACCGATGATGCCGCACCTCGCGGAAGAATGCTGGCGGGAAATCGGCGGCGATGGCCTGATCGCCGAGCGCGGCTGGCCGAGCTTCGATCCGGTCCTTGTCGTCGAAAACGAGATCACCCTGCCGGTCCAGATCAACGGCAAGAAGCGCGCCGATTTGACAATTGCGCGCGACGCAGATCAGAGTGCGATCGAAAGCGCCGTGCTCGCTCTCGACGCCGTCAAGGCGGCGCTCGGCGGCAGCAACCCGAAAAAGATCATCGTCGTGCCGCAGAGGATCGTCAATGTCGTTGTCTGATAAAGCTGCCTTTCGCCTCCGGTCGTTTCCGATAGTGGCGGGCAGCCTGCTGCTGACCGCTTTGGCGGGTTGCCAGGTGAGGCCGCTTTACTCCGACGGCCCCACCGGCTCGACATCGGTGGCACTCGCCTCGATCGAGATTTCGGAGGCCGATAATCGTGTCGAGCAGGAGGTGCGCAACGCCCTCGTCTTCCTCACCGCGCGCGGGGCGGGCGAGCCGGTCAACCCGCAGTACCATCTCGCACTCAACGTGTCGCACCGGACGGTGGGTGTGTTGTTCGACACGACGGACAATGACGATGATGACGACGACGCGGGAGCCGGCCGCATCGTCGTGAAGGCGGACTACAACCTGACCAGGACCGCCACCGGCGAAACGGTGAGGGCGGGCAACAGATCGGCCGTCGCACTGGTCGACTTCCCCCAACAGGAATTCGCCAAGGTTCGCGCCATTCGCGACGGTGAGAACCGCGCGGCAAAGGAACTGGCGGAGATCATCGGCGCCGACATCGCAGCGGCCCTCGGCCGCTGATCCGGGGTTCGGATGAGCGAGATCAAGTCGCATGAGTTCGACGGCTTTCTGCAGAAGGCGGCTGGAAGTTACCGGCTTTTCCTGCTCTACGGCCCCGATCGCGGTCTCGTTTCCGAACGCGCCGCACTGCTTGCTTCAAAATTCGGCATCCCGCTCGATGACCCATTTGCCGTCGTCAAGCTCGACGCCAGCGACATTCAGCAGGATCCCGGACGATTGCTTGACGAGGTCAATGCCATTGGCCTTTTTGGCGGCGAGAAGCTCGTCTGGATCCGCGGCGCCTCCACCGAGAAGGCACTTTCCGAAGCGCTGCAGATCCTCGCCGGCGAGCCGCCGACGGGCAGCTATCTCATCATAGAGGCTGGCGACCTCAAGAAGGGAGCTGCCCTTCGAAAGGCAGGCGAATCGGCCCGTTCCATCGCCTCCATCGCCTGCTACAGCGACGATACCCGCAGCCTGCACGCGCTGATCGATCAGGAACTCGCCGAAGCGGGGCTTCGACTGAGCCCGGCCGCGCGCGAGCGCCTGCTCGAATCGCTTGGCGGCGATCGCCTTGCCTCGCGCAATGAGGTTAGAAAACTGGCGCTCTACTGCCGCGGCAAGGAGATGGTCGACGAGGGCGATGTGCTCGATATCGTCGGCGATGCCAGCGCGATTTCCGTCGACGATGCGGTCGATGCGGTGCTGAAGGGCGACGTGGACGCGCTGCTCCATGCCATGAGGAAGATCACGACATCGAAGACGCCGCCGTTTCTCGTGCTGCAGGCTTGCTTGCGACAGTTTCAGCAATTGGACGCCATGCGCGCTGAAATGGACGCCAGTCGCCAATCATCGAGCCAGGTGATCGCGAGCCTCGGGCGAGGCCTGCATTTTCGGCGCAAACCGATTGTCGAAG
Proteins encoded:
- the leuS gene encoding leucine--tRNA ligase, with product MATERYNPRDAEPRWQQEWEAGKVFETSNDDPREKYYVLEMFPYPSGRIHMGHVRNYTMGDVVARYKRARGFNVLHPMGWDAFGMPAENAAMERGVHPASWTYQNIASMKAQLKVMGLSLDWNREFATCDPAYYQRQQHLFLDFLEKGLVYRKQSKVNWDPVDNTVLANEQVIDGRGWRSGALVEQRELTQWFFRITDFSQDLLDALDRLDQWPEKVRLMQKNWIGRSEGLLVRWELDASTVPDGTTELTVYTTRPDTLFGASFLAISADHPLAKEAAAKNAEIEAFCEECRRAGTSLAALETAEKKGIDTGIRAKHPLDSTWELPVYVANFVLMDYGTGAIFGCPSGDQRDLDFARKYGLPVVPVVMPKEADAASFTIENEAYVGDGVMINSRFLDGLSTEEAFETVASRLEKEMLGATPRAERKVNFRLRDWGISRQRYWGCPIPVIHCGDCGVVPVPKADLPVTLPPDVTFDKPGNPLDRHPTWRHVACPQCGKDARRETDTMDTFVDSSWYFARFTAPWEDNPTDPKVANHWLPVDQYIGGIEHAILHLLYSRFFTRAMKATGHVALDEPFKGLFTQGMVVHETYSRGEGAQREWITPAEVRVEEIDGERRALLIETGEEIAIGSIEKMSKSKKNVVDPDDIIGSYGADTARFFVLSDSPPDRDVIWSEAGVEGAHRFVQRVWRLIAEAAEALRASNASPAKEGDGLAISQAAHRTLRAVEADYDKLAFNKAVARIYELVNVLAAPLTQVADGKSDPVVTAAVKDAVAILINLIAPMMPHLAEECWREIGGDGLIAERGWPSFDPVLVVENEITLPVQINGKKRADLTIARDADQSAIESAVLALDAVKAALGGSNPKKIIVVPQRIVNVVV
- the holA gene encoding DNA polymerase III subunit delta, with the translated sequence MSEIKSHEFDGFLQKAAGSYRLFLLYGPDRGLVSERAALLASKFGIPLDDPFAVVKLDASDIQQDPGRLLDEVNAIGLFGGEKLVWIRGASTEKALSEALQILAGEPPTGSYLIIEAGDLKKGAALRKAGESARSIASIACYSDDTRSLHALIDQELAEAGLRLSPAARERLLESLGGDRLASRNEVRKLALYCRGKEMVDEGDVLDIVGDASAISVDDAVDAVLKGDVDALLHAMRKITTSKTPPFLVLQACLRQFQQLDAMRAEMDASRQSSSQVIASLGRGLHFRRKPIVEAALRHWTGPAIRREMSRLQATIYQSRTRPSLEDSLVLQNLLAITVQSARR
- a CDS encoding YggS family pyridoxal phosphate-dependent enzyme, which codes for MEVQERLNDVVSRIRASEQAAKRAENAVTLVAVSKTFDADAIRPAIAAGQRVFGENRVQEAERKWPALRLETPDVELHLIGPLQSNKVADAVALFDVIETIDREKIARAVSAEMKRQGRILRLYVQVNTGLEPQKAGVAPEDTAAFVELCRGELAMRIEGLMCIPPVDENPGPHFALLQKLAGECGLDKLSMGMSGDFETAIAFGATSVRVGSAIFGAR
- a CDS encoding LPS assembly lipoprotein LptE — translated: MSLSDKAAFRLRSFPIVAGSLLLTALAGCQVRPLYSDGPTGSTSVALASIEISEADNRVEQEVRNALVFLTARGAGEPVNPQYHLALNVSHRTVGVLFDTTDNDDDDDDAGAGRIVVKADYNLTRTATGETVRAGNRSAVALVDFPQQEFAKVRAIRDGENRAAKELAEIIGADIAAALGR